The Lycium ferocissimum isolate CSIRO_LF1 chromosome 1, AGI_CSIRO_Lferr_CH_V1, whole genome shotgun sequence genome includes a region encoding these proteins:
- the LOC132047366 gene encoding protein TIME FOR COFFEE isoform X3: protein MDRNREARRSGMVTATSNGLSRRRHRSNNSLRDSPDEEGGVEIQESIRLRERVKKDRDHRERDRDRDRDRRSKRRRGGGDRLLHGGGVDDSSEESVNDDEDDDDDETTTNNNNNNNTNTNVVVTTASGSTRLLPPNPVAPVTMGSSSISNHHQHHHNHSNNHNNNHHLQPRKSFPPRATAVAPVWKPGDEMIGVSVPRKARSAATKRSHDWISGISGGGGNSGVVADQVSTVSPVRQNIAATSPSPAAPLSPSSSNISGRKKIKPSGQKRPPLKSPPKASSSSNPEELEFEIAEVLFGLKSQSQGPNDTTREVNNNRSRVSSPVSNSNSSATPLSAVAPKRKRPRQVLENPGGFGVRSSPKVELDQTTMKLEVSSPNLEKTPQSEAQNGVSSYDLSASVQSLPPVSDPVPEPMKVESEAKRRPEEKSEFMESKEEVSSPKKESSTVGKENINREDAVVASTQVVESQREEKFQIDLMAPPPQLRSSPERQGEMDFGSAAVDNKSIIAENIVEMKLAVKEKDDERINKADKEVVEEKKTKAAVEEINSHKTSESSRGRNINLDLDLEKPEKDSSGVSSKFQQHQSQKLQQQQHQPPPPPQKATKEESILEKTGQSSSLPMPMSMASWPGGLPPMGYMAPLQGVVAMDASQVSSAPMQPLFSQPRPKRCATHCYIARNINCLQQFMKMPPFWPPAAAAGTAPFFGAKTNLNVMPPADLHGNLAGRGASAGPDKGQGLTIFPTNGGKDKVQPANIADAAQRKQQILLQQALPPVAPNNLLHGPAFIFPINQQQAAAAAAAAARPGPAKSPSTTGPSVSSNTSNSAAGTAPTTAGGAATAISFNYPNMSPNEAQYLAILQNNAYAFPIPATVGPPPNYRGTHPQPMPLFNGSFYSSQMIHPSQVQQQQQQQLPPTSQSQQMQQGQQHPSMSSGSFSSQKHLQNQQQQRSQGNAVNGGSGGGNLHNFPGTKSHPSQSPAHSQNQHMPPQTRHIENEVGSEDSPSTAERKRSHGPINVYNQNFAMPMHPSNFGLMTPPATFGVASSAGSGNNHQTEKKPQQQQLQPGLKTSLESVPPQPFAMSFASFNGATAGGIDMSMAQNHAIFQSLPEATRQNLQMAAAAAAQAVQQKKSFRVSEDGKSGSSDQSGADGERKGLSMKPSGNAGQSIAFSRSDMSDAAGSTIAANSVIDSSSRSLNLPSGASWNTRAAMPNAMGAVNFPNAQQFQAQIQHQQQQQHMIQQQLHKHQQQQQQQMAVAPRSKSSASSNGNVYSDHLTSSASAAAKFPNAMSAFPQNLVQSGNNSSQAQSPQWKSSTRTSTSQAPPSLSSNSSLKNLSQQPQQQVRSQQSHTQISFGANQKSAPPQGQQPPNNNQSPSSPMMVGSPTTSSISKGASGSPRHTTSASTSNKTGQNSLSQQQVKSSSSVPNQKSSPAGGRNVPSILGNPHIASTSGGATKSQMQQQQQQQQQQHLPKSMQQQAQLFFSSPYVQPQPPHSTGTSSTGQPAGGYYLQRRRPDQPGQQPAGSSGASSSNGMLTLCPVTLGGGTTSDPAKAIAAAAAANNMKGGVLPPQGILHTPQYTTQTSGILPAGFSYVHPVPAVVQVKPAEQKQPAA from the exons ATGGATAGAAACAGAGAAGCAAGAAGAAGTGGTATGGTAACAGCCACATCTAATGGTTTATCAAGAAGAAGACATAGGAGTAATAATAGTCTTAGAGATTCCCCTG ATGAAGAAGGGGGTGTAGAGATACAAGAATCTATAAGGTTAAGGGAAAGAGTGAAGAAAGATAGAGATCATAGAGAAAGGGATAGAGATAGAGATAGAGATAGGAGAAGTAAAAGAAGGAGAGGTGGTGGTGATAGGTTGTTACATGGCGGTGGTGTTGATGATAGTTCAGAAGAAAGTGtaaatgatgatgaagatgatgatgatgatgagacaacaacaaacaacaacaacaataacaataccaatacCAACGTTGTTGTTACAACAGCTAGTGGTAGTACGAGGTTATTGCCACCAAATCCGGTTGCTCCGGTTACGATGGGTTCTTCTTCGATATCGAATCATCATCAGCATCATCACAACCATagtaataatcataataataatcatcattTACAGCCTAGGAAGAGTTTTCCACCTAGAGCAACAGCAGTAGCACCTGTATGGAAACCTGGTGATGAAATGATTGGTGTTTCTGTTCCAAGAAAAGCTCGTTCTG CAGCTACAAAGAGGTCACATGATTGGATTTCTGGAattagtggtggtggtggtaatAGTGGTGTTGTTGCAGACCAAGTTTCAACAGTTTCACCTGTGAGACAGAATATTGCAGCAACATCACCATCGCCAGCAGCACCTTTGTCACCATCTTCATCTAATATTTCAGGCAGAAAGAAAATT AAGCCTAGTGGACAAAAAAGGCCCCCTCTAAAGTCACCACCTAAAGCATCTTCATCATCTAACCCTGAAGAGTTAGAGTTTGAGATTGCTGAAGTTCTGTTTGGGTTGAAAAGTCAATCACAAGGACCAAATGATACAACAAGAGAAGTTAATAATAACAGATCTAGAGTTTCATCTCCAGTTTCTAATTCAAACTCATCAGCTACTCCTTTATCTGCTGTTG CTCCAAAGAGGAAAAGACCAAGACAAGTCTTGGAAAATCCTGGTGGATTTGGTGTAAGGAGCAGTCCTAAAGTGGAGCTGGATCAAACAACAATGAAATTGGAGGTTTCTTCTCCTAATTTGGAAAAGACCCCACAATCTGAAGCTCAAAATGGTGTTTCTTCATATGATTTAAGTGCTTCTGTACAAAGTTTACCACCTGTATCAGATCCGGTACCAGAGCCTATGAAGGTGGAATCTGAGGCCAAGAGAAGGCCTGAGGAAAAATCTGAATTTATGGAGAGTAAAGAAGAAGTGAGTTCACCAAAGAAGGAATCTTCTACTGTTGGAAAAGAGAATATTAATCGTGAGGATGCTGTTGTGGCAAGTACCCAAGT TGTGGAAAGCCAGAGAGAGGAGAAGTTTCAGATAGATCTTATG GCTCCTCCTCCACAGTTAAGATCATCACCTGAAAGGCAGGGTGAGATGGATTTTGGCTCAGCAGCTGTGGATAATAAATCTATAATAGCAGAAAATATAGTT GAAATGAAGCTTGCAGTGAAAGAGAAGGATGATGAGAGAATTAACAAGGCTGATAAAGAAGTGGTGGAGGAAAAGAAGACAAAAGCAGCTGTGGAAGAAATTAATTCTCATAAGACAAGTGAGAGTAGTAGGGGTAGGAATATTAATCTTGATCTTGATTTGGAAAAGCCAGAAAAGGATAGTAGTGGTGTAAGTAGCAAATTCCAACAGCACCAGAGTCAAAAGTTGCAGCAGCAGCAGcaccaaccaccaccaccaccacaaaaAGCTACTAAAGAAGAATCAATTCTTGAAAAAACTG GTCAATCCAGCTCTTTACCTATGCCAATGTCTATGGCTAGCTGGCCTGGTGGGCTTCCTCCCATGGG ATACATGGCGCCTTTACAAGGAGTTGTAGCTATGGATGCAAGCCAAGTTTCTTCTGCTCCAATGCAg CCTTTGTTCTCTCAACCACGGCCGAAAAGATGTGCAACACATTGTTACATTGCTAGGAATATAAATTGCCTTCAGCAATTTATGAAGATGCCTCCTTTCTGGCCACCTGCTGCTGCTGCTGGCACTGCACCATTCTTTGGAGCCAAGACCAATCTCAATGTTATGCCACCAGCAGATCTCCATGGAAACTTAGCTGGGAGGGGAGCAAGTGCTGGTCCAGATAAGGGTCAGGGGCTTACCATCTTCCCTACTAATGGCGGTAAAGACAAAGTTCAACCTGCAAACATTGCAGATGCTGCTCAGAGAAAACAGCAGATATTGCTCCAACAAGCGTTGCCCCCTGTTGCTCCCAATAATCTACTG CATGGGCCTGCTTTTATCTTCCCTATAAATCAACAGCAGGCAgctgcagctgctgctgctgctgctcgACCTGGTCCCGCAAAGTCACCTAGCACAACGGGCCCTTCGGTCTCTTCTAACACATCCAATTCTGCTGCTGGAACTGCTCCAACGACTGCGGGTGGAGCTGCTACTGCAATTAGCTTCAACTACCCAAATATGTCTCCTAATGAAGCTCAGTACTTGGCGATCTTGCAGAATAATGCATATGCTTTCCCGATACCAGCCACTGTAGGACCACCTCCGAATTATAGAGGAACTCATCCTCAGCCTATGCCATTGTTCAATGGATCTTTCTATTCTTCCCAGATGATTCATCCTTCCCAGGTTCAGCAACAACAGCAGCAGCAACTGCCACCAACGTCGCAGTCCCAACAAATGCAACAAGGCCAACAACACCCAAGCATGTCAAGTGGATCCTTTTCATCCCAGAAGCATTTGCAAAACCAGCAGCAGCAGAGGTCCCAAGGCAATGCAGTTAATGGTGGGAGCGGTGGTGGTAATTTGCATAACTTTCCTGGAACGAAGAGTCATCCATCTCAATCCCCAGCACATTCACAGAATCAGCATATGCCCCCACAGACGCGCCATATTGAAAACGAGGTGGGCAGTGAAGATAGCCCATCAACTGCAGAGAGGAAAAGGTCGCATGGACCAATTAATGTGTACAATCAGAATTTTGCTATGCCCATGCATCCCTCAAACTTTGGTTTGATGACTCCTCCAGCTACCTTTGGTGTTGCATCTTCTGCTGGTAGCGGCAATAATCATCAAACTGAGAAGAAGCCACAGCAACAGCAGCTGCAACCAGGTCTAAAAACGAGTCTAGAATCAGTGCCGCCTCAACCCTTTGCCATGTCATTTGCTTCATTCAATGGAGCCACTGCTGGAGGCATTGACATGTCCATGGCACAGAATCATGCTATTTTCCAGAGTCTCCCTGAAGCTACAAGGCAAAATTTGCAGATGGCCGCAGCAGCTGCTGCTCAGGCTGTGCAGCAGAAGAAGAGTTTCAGAGTATCCGAGGACGGTAAATCTGGATCTAGTGACCAGTCGGGGGCTGATGGTGAAAGAAAAGGTTTATCAATGAAGCCTTCAGGAAATGCTGGTCAGTCTATTGCATTTTCAAGGTCCGATATGTCTGATGCCGCTGGTTCTACTATTGCAGCCAACAGTGTCATTGATAGCTCATCAAGATCCTTAAATCTTCCATCTGGTGCTTCATGGAATACTCGAGCTGCAATGCCAAATGCCATGGGAGCTGTAAATTTTCCTAATGCACAACAGTTCCAAGCTCAAATTCAGCAtcagcagcagcagcaacatATGATTCAGCAGCAGCTTCATAAGCATCAGCAGCAACAGCAACAGCAGATGGCTGTCGCTCCTCGGAGCAAGTCATCAGCTTCCAGTAATGGGAATGTTTATTCTGATCACTTGACTTCATCGGCTTCTGCTGCTGCAAAATTTCCAAATGCTATGTCAGCTTTTCCGCAAAATCTTGTACAGAGTGGTAACAACAGCAGTCAAGCTCAGTCGCCTCAGTGGAAGAGTTCTACCAGAACGTCGACATCCCAAGCTCCACCATCTTTATCGTCAAATTCTTCTCTGAAAAACCTTTCTCAGCAGCCGCAGCAGCAGGTTAGATCCCAGCAAAGTCACACACAGATATCTTTTGGTGCGAATCAGAAATCCGCTCCTCCACAAGGACAACAGCCCCCTAACAATAACCAGTCTCCCTCTTCCCCCATGATGGTTGGCTCTCCTACCACCTCTTCAATCTCTAAAGGTGCCAGTGGAAGCCCTAGACATACAACTTCTGCTTCGACAAGCAATAAAACTGGTCAAAACTCATTGTCGCAGCAGCAGGTTAAATCCTCGTCGTCAGTTCCCAACCAGAAGTCATCTCCAGCTGGTGGGAGGAATGTGccatcaattcttggaaaccCTCATATAGCTTCAACTTCAGGTGGTGCAACGAAGTCTCAAATGCAACAGCAGCAACAACAGCAGCAACAGCAACATTTACCGAAGAGTATGCAGCAGCAAGCACAACTGTTCTTCTCAAGTCCATATGTGCAACCTCAACCTCCGCATTCTACTGGTACAAGTTCTACGGGTCAACCTGCTGGGGGATATTATCTTCAGAGACGACGTCCTGATCAGCCTGGCCAACAACCGGCTGGTTCATCGGGTGCATCGTCATCAAATGGGATGTTGACTTTGTGTCCTGTTACTCTAGGCGGCGGCACCACTTCCGATCCTGCAAAAGCAATTGCAGCTGCAGCAGCTGCTAATAATATGAAAGGTGGTGTGTTGCCCCCTCAGGGAATCCTTCATACTCCGCAATATACAACACAAACATCTGGAATTTTGCCTGCTGGTTTCTCGTATGTTCACCCTGTTCCTGCTGTGGTTCAGGTGAAGCCAGCTGAACAGAAACAACCTGCGG CCTGA